One part of the Aricia agestis chromosome Z, ilAriAges1.1, whole genome shotgun sequence genome encodes these proteins:
- the LOC121738304 gene encoding uncharacterized protein LOC121738304, giving the protein MNKCKTCAKSVKPQDVAKCSSCSGIYHKKCVGASAEMKDWSCSACSDKNDRSQSDLSGLNSVNSTFHPSSQMYPGDFTDVVEMRREMALYMAELREYRQEMQEWRTEVLKRLEGLERRVEVVEKTSSSKVADLEQVVSQLKSELNDRDQEALLADLDVGNLPESTGENTTHTVTVLAAKLGVQLSSTDIVFAERVGAVERSPTGDATAAEERRARRIVVRLARRDLRDELLRAARVRRTLSSADLGAPGAPRRVYVNERLTRANRVLFHQAREECRRLQWRYSWTKRGRIYVRQGDGKPVFSIRCDADLARVFNCANVSQTA; this is encoded by the coding sequence ATGAATAAATGCAAAACATGCGCCAAGTCTGTTAAGCCGCAAGATGTCGCTAAGTGTAGTTCATGCTCGGGaatttatcataaaaaatgtgTCGGCGCTAGCGCTGAGATGAAAGACTGGTCTTGTTCTGCCTGTAGTGACAAAAACGATAGGAGCCAAAGTGATTTATCTGGCCTTAACTCAGTAAACAGCACATTCCACCCGTCCTCACAAATGTACCCGGGAGACTTTACCGACGTAGTTGAGATGCGTAGAGAGATGGCCCTCTACATGGCGGAGCTTCGAGAGTACCGCCAGGAGATGCAGGAGTGGCGAACTGAGGTACTTAAGCGGCTGGAGGGCCTGGAGCGTCGAGTAGAAGTGGTCGAGAAAACATCGTCGTCCAAGGTAGCTGATCTGGAGCAGGTGGTCTCACAGCTCAAATCCGAGCTCAATGACAGAGATCAGGAGGCTCTGCTGGCGGACCTGGACGTGGGTAACCTGCCCGAGAGTACGGGCGAAAACACCACACACACGGTCACAGTCCTGGCAGCTAAATTAGGTGTTCAGCTGAGCAGCACCGATATAGTGTTCGCCGAGCGGGTTGGCGCAGTGGAGCGGTCCCCCACGGGCGACGCCACGGCGGCGGAGGAGAGGCGCGCGCGGCGCATCGTGGTGCGGCTGGCGCGGCGAGACCTGCGCGACGAGCTGCTGCGCGCCGCCCGTGTGCGCCGCACGCTCAGCAGCGCCGACCTGGGTGCGCCCGGAGCGCCGCGCCGCGTCTACGTCAACGAGCGGCTGACGCGCGCTAACCGCGTGCTGTTCCACCAGGCCCGCGAGGAGTGCCGGCGGCTGCAGTGGCGGTACTCGTGGACCAAACGAGGCAGAATCTACGTTCGCCAGGGCGACGGGAAACCGGTGTTCTCTATACGATGTGATGCAGATCTGGCGCGGGTTTTTAATTGCGCAAATGTTAGTCAAACtgcataa